The following proteins are co-located in the Synechococcus sp. PROS-U-1 genome:
- the murJ gene encoding murein biosynthesis integral membrane protein MurJ, with product MARSLKGIALVVTLGTLLSKVGGLIRQLVIAAAFGVGAAYDAYNYAYVLPGFLLILLGGINGPFHSAMVSVLSRRPRAEGAHILAALNTSVSALLVLVTIVLVLAADPLITLVGPGLAPDLHAIARVQLQVMAPMALLAGLIGLGFGSLNAADEFWIPAISPLMSSGALILAVGLLWWQLGADIALPSAAMTGGVVLAFATLVGALLQWLIQLPALIQQGLARFQLVWDWRHPGVREVWRVMGPATLSSGMLQINVFTDLFFASGIVGAAAGLGYANLLVQTPLGLISNALLVPLLPTFARLTAPADRPQLIERIRQGLMLSTASMIPLGGLFIALGGPIVALVYERGAFDATAAQLVTGLLMAYGLGMPAYLGRDVLVRVFYALGDGTTPFRFSLAGIGLNVVFDWLLVGGPTPWGNQSPFNFGAPGLVLATVAINLLTCLALLVALQQRISGLPLRRWGLDLLRLAIAGLLAAGGAWVLLAAFSWPSGLVGLLLQVSAPGLLGLVLFALIGAQLKVQEVREISQLVLGRFRSR from the coding sequence ATGGCGCGTTCACTCAAGGGGATCGCACTGGTGGTGACCCTTGGCACCCTGCTGAGCAAGGTGGGTGGCCTCATCCGGCAGCTGGTGATCGCAGCGGCCTTCGGGGTTGGTGCTGCCTATGACGCGTACAACTACGCCTACGTGCTGCCTGGATTTCTTTTGATCCTGCTCGGGGGAATCAATGGCCCTTTCCACAGCGCCATGGTGAGTGTTCTCAGCCGGCGCCCCCGGGCTGAAGGGGCTCACATTCTTGCGGCGCTCAACACCAGCGTCAGCGCTCTGCTTGTGCTGGTCACGATCGTTCTGGTGCTGGCGGCGGATCCCCTGATCACCCTGGTGGGGCCGGGTCTGGCGCCTGATCTTCACGCCATCGCCAGGGTTCAGCTGCAGGTCATGGCACCGATGGCGCTGCTGGCCGGACTGATTGGGCTCGGCTTCGGATCCCTCAATGCTGCAGATGAATTCTGGATTCCGGCGATCTCACCGCTGATGTCCAGCGGGGCCTTGATCCTGGCTGTGGGACTTCTGTGGTGGCAGCTCGGTGCTGACATTGCCTTGCCGTCCGCCGCCATGACCGGAGGTGTGGTGTTGGCATTCGCCACGTTGGTGGGGGCTTTATTGCAGTGGTTGATCCAGCTGCCGGCTTTGATCCAGCAGGGGTTGGCTCGGTTCCAATTGGTCTGGGACTGGCGGCATCCCGGCGTGCGGGAGGTCTGGCGTGTGATGGGGCCCGCGACGCTGTCGTCCGGAATGCTTCAGATCAATGTGTTCACGGATCTGTTTTTCGCCTCTGGAATCGTCGGTGCGGCTGCGGGTCTGGGGTACGCCAATTTGCTGGTGCAAACGCCGCTGGGCCTGATCTCGAATGCACTCCTGGTGCCCTTGCTGCCCACCTTCGCCAGGCTCACGGCGCCGGCCGATCGACCGCAGCTGATCGAACGGATCCGGCAGGGGCTGATGCTGTCCACAGCATCGATGATTCCTCTCGGCGGTCTGTTCATCGCCTTGGGTGGTCCCATCGTCGCCCTGGTCTACGAGCGTGGAGCCTTCGATGCGACAGCGGCTCAGCTGGTGACGGGTTTGCTGATGGCCTACGGCCTGGGCATGCCGGCTTACCTCGGTCGGGATGTGCTGGTGCGTGTCTTTTATGCCCTCGGCGATGGGACGACGCCCTTTCGGTTCTCGCTGGCGGGGATCGGTCTGAATGTGGTTTTTGATTGGCTGTTGGTGGGTGGCCCGACCCCTTGGGGGAATCAGTCGCCGTTCAATTTCGGAGCGCCCGGGTTGGTGCTCGCCACGGTCGCCATCAACCTGCTCACCTGTCTCGCCCTTTTGGTTGCTTTGCAGCAACGGATCTCAGGCCTCCCATTGCGGCGCTGGGGGCTTGATCTTTTGCGGCTGGCCATCGCTGGTCTGCTGGCCGCTGGGGGAGCCTGGGTTCTGTTGGCTGCTTTTAGCTGGCCCTCAGGGCTCGTGGGCCTGCTGCTGCAGGTGTCTGCACCTGGCCTGCTGGGTTTGGTGCTGTTTGCCTTGATCGGTGCTCAACTCAAGGTGCAGGAGGTGCGTGAGATTTCACAGTTGGTGCTGGGCCGATTCAGGTCTCGCTGA
- the sfsA gene encoding DNA/RNA nuclease SfsA yields MTGLPSPGDALLRFEPLTEGVLLKRYKRFLADVELSSGETVTAHCANTGPMTGVLIPGQKVRLRHAPSPKRKLAWTWEQAEVPGAEGKPCWVGINTALPNRLIRATIEAGCLNTQLGAIAGIRREVAYGTNKRSRIDLLLTPAEQNPDQRLIYLEVKNTTWTDGKTALFPDTVTERGQKHLIELMGVLPEARAVLVPCLSRPDVNDFAPGDSADPRYGELFRQSTDSGVEVLPCCFSFAADAVHWQGVRPVRPV; encoded by the coding sequence ATGACTGGCCTTCCCTCTCCAGGCGATGCCCTGCTGCGTTTTGAACCCCTAACGGAGGGCGTGCTGCTGAAGCGCTACAAACGCTTTCTGGCCGATGTGGAACTAAGCAGCGGTGAAACCGTCACGGCCCATTGCGCCAATACCGGTCCAATGACCGGTGTCTTGATCCCTGGCCAAAAGGTGCGACTCCGCCACGCACCCTCCCCGAAACGCAAGCTGGCCTGGACCTGGGAACAAGCCGAAGTTCCAGGTGCAGAGGGCAAACCCTGCTGGGTCGGCATTAACACCGCCCTCCCCAACCGCTTGATTCGGGCCACGATCGAAGCGGGTTGTCTCAACACTCAACTCGGTGCGATTGCGGGAATCCGCCGGGAGGTGGCCTACGGAACAAACAAGCGCAGCCGGATTGACCTCCTGCTCACCCCGGCAGAACAGAACCCCGATCAACGACTGATCTACCTAGAGGTGAAGAACACAACCTGGACCGACGGCAAAACAGCACTATTCCCTGACACAGTGACCGAGCGGGGCCAAAAGCATCTAATCGAGCTCATGGGTGTGCTCCCGGAAGCTCGGGCGGTGCTCGTGCCCTGCCTCAGCCGCCCAGATGTGAACGACTTTGCTCCCGGCGACAGTGCCGATCCGCGCTACGGAGAACTGTTTCGCCAATCCACCGACAGCGGCGTGGAGGTTCTGCCGTGCTGTTTCAGCTTTGCCGCCGACGCGGTGCATTGGCA
- a CDS encoding DUF3181 family protein, whose protein sequence is MSLSASDLQDLQSALADRLYVQISGWHLYLGDADLASALAIECSARINQGAEVAARQALDAVKVPLAGGASQLPLAKLIPPTQLRDLEEILEPYCG, encoded by the coding sequence ATGTCCCTTTCCGCCAGCGACCTACAGGACCTTCAAAGCGCTTTGGCTGATCGCCTCTACGTTCAGATCAGCGGCTGGCATCTTTATCTAGGCGATGCCGACCTGGCCTCCGCACTGGCCATCGAATGCAGTGCCCGCATCAATCAAGGTGCTGAAGTGGCAGCTCGGCAGGCTCTCGATGCTGTGAAGGTGCCGCTGGCGGGAGGTGCCAGCCAGCTGCCCCTCGCCAAGCTGATTCCACCCACCCAGCTGCGTGATCTGGAAGAGATCCTCGAGCCGTACTGCGGATAA
- a CDS encoding cytochrome-c oxidase: MLIIEVTNSREVVRQRIGRLGERLIGRVVDAEAQVEKALIQELETAFKEFGIEARIVSVQGPQLVGREQLELPIQVREERDVRLSET, translated from the coding sequence GTGCTGATCATTGAAGTCACCAACTCGCGAGAAGTGGTCCGCCAACGCATCGGCCGACTGGGTGAACGATTGATTGGGCGGGTCGTGGATGCAGAAGCTCAGGTTGAAAAAGCCCTGATTCAAGAGCTGGAAACCGCCTTCAAGGAATTCGGGATCGAAGCGCGGATCGTTTCTGTTCAAGGACCACAACTCGTGGGTCGCGAACAGTTGGAACTTCCCATTCAGGTGCGTGAAGAGCGTGATGTTCGTCTCAGCGAGACCTGA